The following coding sequences lie in one Burkholderiales bacterium genomic window:
- a CDS encoding EamA family transporter — MQNRNSAYPALALVVLGIIWGYNWVVMKKVLEYCGPFDFAALRTFFGALCLFAVLAWMKKPLRPTALKTTLLLGLLQTSIFTALVMWALVAGGAGKTAVLTYAMPFWLLVIAWPFLGERIHGVQWLAVILAFAGLGLILEPWRAHGSLASNLIATSAGIVWAFAAVVAKKLRGRVQVDLLSLTAWQMLLGGAVLVAVTLFIPQRPLAFTPYFWGALAYNAILATGLAWLLWLYVLNRMQAGVAGLAVLAVPVIGVLSAWLEIGEQPQPLEITGMLLIGVALALLGFLGMRERRVEPELAQE; from the coding sequence TTGCAAAACCGAAACTCCGCGTATCCCGCGCTCGCTCTCGTCGTGCTCGGCATCATCTGGGGCTACAACTGGGTGGTGATGAAAAAGGTGCTGGAATATTGCGGGCCGTTTGATTTTGCCGCGCTGCGCACTTTTTTCGGCGCGCTGTGCTTGTTTGCGGTGCTGGCGTGGATGAAAAAACCGCTGCGCCCTACCGCGCTCAAAACGACCCTGCTCCTGGGACTTTTGCAAACCAGCATTTTCACCGCGCTGGTGATGTGGGCGCTGGTTGCAGGCGGCGCAGGCAAGACCGCGGTGCTCACCTACGCCATGCCGTTCTGGCTTTTGGTTATCGCGTGGCCGTTTCTGGGCGAGCGCATTCACGGCGTACAGTGGCTCGCCGTAATACTCGCCTTCGCGGGATTGGGCTTGATTCTCGAGCCGTGGCGCGCGCACGGCAGCCTGGCGAGCAACCTGATTGCGACCAGCGCCGGTATCGTGTGGGCATTTGCTGCCGTTGTCGCCAAGAAACTGCGCGGCCGGGTTCAGGTGGATTTACTTTCGCTCACCGCCTGGCAAATGCTGCTCGGGGGCGCGGTATTGGTGGCGGTAACCTTATTTATACCGCAGCGGCCGCTCGCGTTCACACCTTATTTCTGGGGCGCGCTCGCGTACAACGCAATACTCGCCACCGGACTTGCGTGGCTGCTCTGGCTTTATGTGTTGAACCGCATGCAGGCCGGCGTCGCGGGTTTGGCCGTGCTCGCGGTGCCGGTCATTGGCGTGCTTTCGGCGTGGCTTGAAATCGGCGAACAGCCACAACCGCTCGAAATCACCGGCATGCTGTTGATCGGCGTTGCGCT